Proteins from a single region of Vibrio sp. DW001:
- a CDS encoding ABC transporter ATP-binding protein, translated as MSLTLENVTQIVDGQYYINQANLSFEPGSFNVLLGRTLSGKTSLMRLIAGLDKPTSGRVLMNGVDMTGVPVQKRNVSMVYQQFINYPSMTVYDNIASPLRLAKESEATIKQKVMEISDMLRITPFLSRLPLELSGGQQQRTAMARALVKDADIILFDEPLVNLDYKLREELRQEMRNLFAERNTIAVYATTEPNEALALGGTTTILHEGRIIQSGPTAKTYHSPCNVIAATLFNEPPINLITGNITKAEVTFDNTVHFPLTSELLSLDEGEYQFGIRPSHLSLLPKNDDDLEISVQVEVAEISGSETFLHVRNDHFQMVLHLSGVHNYNVDEKIKIYVPTHKLNVFQMDGQLIQASSRRIEGNYHG; from the coding sequence ATGTCCCTGACATTGGAAAATGTAACACAAATAGTGGACGGTCAGTATTACATTAATCAGGCAAATCTCAGTTTTGAGCCTGGATCATTTAATGTACTGCTTGGTCGAACATTGTCTGGAAAAACGAGCTTGATGCGTCTGATAGCTGGATTGGATAAACCGACTTCGGGTCGTGTATTGATGAATGGCGTAGATATGACTGGTGTTCCAGTCCAGAAGCGTAATGTATCCATGGTGTATCAGCAATTCATAAACTATCCAAGCATGACGGTGTACGACAATATCGCCTCACCGCTACGACTAGCTAAGGAGTCGGAAGCCACGATCAAACAGAAAGTGATGGAAATTTCTGACATGTTGCGCATCACCCCTTTTCTTTCTCGCTTACCTTTAGAACTTTCGGGTGGTCAACAGCAGCGTACTGCGATGGCTCGCGCGTTGGTGAAAGATGCCGACATCATTTTATTTGACGAACCTTTGGTTAATTTGGATTACAAATTACGTGAGGAATTACGTCAAGAAATGCGTAATTTATTCGCTGAGCGTAACACCATAGCTGTTTATGCAACGACAGAGCCTAATGAAGCTTTGGCGCTAGGTGGTACCACGACCATTCTTCATGAGGGGCGGATAATTCAGAGTGGCCCAACCGCCAAAACCTATCATTCGCCGTGCAATGTTATCGCGGCAACCTTGTTCAATGAACCGCCTATTAATTTGATTACAGGCAACATAACCAAAGCCGAGGTGACCTTCGATAACACAGTGCACTTTCCGTTGACATCCGAGCTTCTGTCTCTAGATGAAGGGGAATATCAATTTGGAATACGTCCGAGTCATTTAAGTTTGTTACCGAAAAATGATGATGATTTGGAAATTTCAGTCCAAGTAGAAGTGGCAGAAATTAGTGGTTCCGAAACATTCTTGCATGTGCGCAATGACCACTTCCAAATGGTATTACATTTATCTGGTGTGCATAACTATAACGTGGATGAAAAAATCAAGATCTATGTGCCAACCCATAAACTCAATGTATTTCAAATGGATGGTCAATTAATCCAAGCTTCCAGTCGCAGAATCGAGGGTAACTATCATGGCTGA
- a CDS encoding ABC transporter ATP-binding protein, with protein MAEIHLKSLAHSYDRTAAEPEYAIREMNHVWQDGGAFALLGPSGCGKSTLLNIISGLLEPSDGDVLFDGVRVNDIPPQDRNIAQVFQFPVVYDTMSVFDNLAFPLRNMGASDAKIQSKVGEIAAILELTDVLKKKAANLTADEKQKVSMGRGLVRDDVSAILFDEPLTVIDPQLKWKLRRKLKQIHEQFNTTMVYVTHDQLEASTFADKIALMYEGQVVQFGTPRELFEKPNHTFVGYFIGSPGMNFLEVKRCEEGVCFGEKIFTLNEQELKALEKCDSDNLKIGIRPEFIHVWDKPNGEAYKAEVEFVEDLGTYKIVSLNLDGLLIKARLQEDQPVPEGNAFISFPDQWLMLYVDEFLVSKGENNE; from the coding sequence ATGGCTGAAATCCACCTAAAATCTTTAGCGCATAGTTACGATAGGACGGCAGCGGAACCAGAATACGCAATTAGAGAAATGAACCACGTATGGCAGGATGGCGGCGCTTTTGCTCTCCTTGGGCCGTCAGGTTGTGGGAAATCTACTTTGCTTAATATTATTTCTGGTTTGCTGGAGCCTTCAGATGGCGACGTATTGTTTGACGGGGTAAGAGTCAATGATATTCCACCGCAGGATCGTAACATTGCTCAGGTTTTCCAGTTTCCCGTCGTTTACGACACCATGTCTGTTTTTGACAATCTGGCATTTCCATTGCGCAATATGGGGGCCAGCGACGCAAAAATTCAATCCAAGGTTGGCGAGATTGCAGCCATACTTGAACTAACCGATGTACTGAAGAAAAAAGCCGCGAACCTTACCGCGGATGAGAAGCAGAAAGTATCGATGGGCCGAGGTTTGGTACGTGATGATGTGTCGGCTATTTTGTTTGATGAACCTCTTACTGTTATCGATCCGCAATTAAAATGGAAACTGCGTCGAAAGTTGAAGCAAATCCACGAGCAGTTTAATACCACTATGGTGTATGTCACCCACGACCAACTTGAAGCCTCTACTTTTGCAGACAAAATAGCCTTGATGTATGAAGGGCAGGTTGTGCAGTTTGGTACGCCGCGTGAGTTGTTTGAAAAACCAAACCATACATTTGTAGGTTACTTCATAGGTAGCCCGGGTATGAATTTTCTAGAAGTAAAACGTTGTGAAGAAGGCGTCTGTTTTGGAGAAAAGATATTTACCCTTAACGAACAAGAACTGAAAGCGTTGGAAAAGTGTGATTCAGACAACTTAAAGATAGGTATCCGGCCAGAATTTATACATGTTTGGGACAAACCAAATGGTGAAGCATACAAAGCCGAAGTCGAATTCGTTGAAGATCTCGGAACCTATAAAATTGTTAGCCTTAATCTAGATGGACTTTTAATTAAAGCACGCCTGCAAGAAGACCAACCTGTTCCAGAAGGTAATGCTTTTATTAGCTTTCCAGATCAATGGTTAATGCTTTATGTCGACGAGTTTCTTGTCTCTAAGGGTGAAAATAATGAATAA
- a CDS encoding sugar ABC transporter permease has protein sequence MNKSRSNKAWFLVLPVVLLVAFSAVVPLMTVVNYSIQDIFDVNTRIYVGTEWYREILSDPRLQDSLVRQFIFSGAVLLIEIPLGIAVALMMPKSGNWSVVTLLVLALPLLVPLNVVGTIWQIFGRADIGLFGWALNEMGMNYNYAANPMDAWFTVLLMDVWHWTSLVALLAYSGLRAIPDAYYQAASIDRASSWAVFRYIQLPKLKSVLLIGVLLRFMDSFMIYTEPFVLTGGGPGNSTTFLSQALTKMAVGQFDIGPAGAFSIIYFLIILLVSWLFYTAMTHGDSK, from the coding sequence ATGAATAAATCTCGTTCCAACAAGGCATGGTTCCTAGTTCTACCCGTTGTTCTGCTGGTGGCGTTTAGTGCCGTTGTGCCGCTTATGACTGTGGTCAACTATTCGATTCAAGATATTTTTGACGTCAACACACGTATCTACGTTGGCACCGAATGGTACCGAGAAATTTTGAGTGACCCTAGATTACAGGATTCATTAGTACGTCAGTTTATCTTTTCCGGGGCAGTGTTACTGATAGAAATTCCTCTTGGGATCGCAGTGGCCTTAATGATGCCTAAATCTGGCAATTGGTCTGTCGTGACTTTGCTGGTATTGGCTTTACCCCTTTTAGTACCTCTGAATGTAGTGGGTACTATTTGGCAAATCTTCGGTCGTGCAGATATAGGGCTCTTTGGTTGGGCACTAAATGAAATGGGCATGAACTATAACTATGCTGCTAATCCTATGGACGCTTGGTTTACGGTACTTCTGATGGATGTTTGGCATTGGACATCGTTAGTGGCGTTGCTGGCTTATTCAGGTTTACGCGCTATCCCAGATGCCTATTACCAAGCTGCAAGTATTGACCGAGCATCTAGTTGGGCTGTTTTCCGTTATATCCAACTTCCTAAACTAAAAAGTGTTCTGTTGATTGGTGTGCTACTCCGGTTCATGGATAGTTTTATGATTTATACCGAACCTTTTGTACTCACAGGTGGTGGCCCAGGCAACTCAACCACTTTCTTGAGCCAAGCATTGACTAAAATGGCAGTAGGACAATTTGATATAGGACCTGCTGGTGCATTCTCTATTATCTATTTCTTGATAATCCTATTAGTCAGTTGGCTTTTCTATACTGCTATGACCCATGGCGATAGCAAATAA
- a CDS encoding carbohydrate ABC transporter permease, whose product MNKRKTLGLSLYILFLLLPLYWLLMMSFKSNQEILGGLTFWPNDFTFANYTTIFTDASWYMGYINSIYYVSLNMVISLIVALPAAYAFSRFRFIGDNHLFFWLLTNRMAPPAVFLLPFFQLYSSVGLFDTHIGVALAHCLFNVPLAVWILEGFMSGVPREIDETAYIDGYSFPKFFMKIFIPLISSGIGVTAFFCFMFSWIELLLARTLTSVSAKPIAAVMTRTVSASGIDWGVLAAAGVLTILPGMLVIWFVRNHVAKGFALGRV is encoded by the coding sequence ATGAACAAGAGAAAAACACTGGGCCTTAGCTTATATATATTATTTTTGCTACTCCCCCTTTATTGGCTGTTGATGATGTCATTCAAGAGCAATCAAGAGATCTTAGGAGGCCTTACATTTTGGCCTAATGATTTTACTTTTGCTAACTATACAACGATCTTCACTGATGCTAGTTGGTACATGGGTTATATCAACTCCATCTACTACGTATCACTGAATATGGTGATTAGCCTGATAGTAGCCCTGCCTGCTGCTTACGCATTTTCACGCTTTCGTTTTATTGGTGACAACCATTTATTCTTCTGGTTATTAACCAACCGTATGGCACCACCAGCAGTGTTCTTATTACCTTTCTTTCAACTTTATTCTTCTGTGGGGTTGTTTGATACGCACATAGGTGTTGCCTTGGCACACTGCCTATTTAACGTGCCATTAGCCGTATGGATTCTTGAAGGGTTTATGTCTGGTGTTCCGCGTGAAATTGACGAAACAGCGTACATCGATGGTTATAGTTTTCCGAAATTTTTCATGAAAATATTTATCCCTTTAATCAGCTCAGGGATTGGAGTAACGGCATTTTTCTGCTTCATGTTTAGCTGGATTGAATTGCTACTAGCGAGAACACTGACTTCAGTGAGTGCAAAACCCATTGCGGCTGTTATGACACGTACTGTGAGTGCATCTGGTATTGATTGGGGCGTACTAGCAGCGGCTGGTGTCTTAACGATTTTACCTGGCATGTTGGTTATTTGGTTTGTTAGAAATCACGTGGCGAAGGGCTTTGCTCTTGGTCGTGTATAG
- a CDS encoding DUF2160 domain-containing protein: protein MNWMAWTLPSALFYTGIACILIAMTCWEVMRPCVARKGFFPIETTRGDRLFISLLSAAYIHLGFVGFTEMSIWVPFVVAIIWLLIVMKWG, encoded by the coding sequence ATGAATTGGATGGCTTGGACATTGCCTTCAGCACTATTTTATACGGGTATTGCCTGCATATTAATAGCGATGACTTGTTGGGAAGTAATGCGCCCATGTGTTGCAAGAAAAGGGTTCTTCCCTATCGAAACTACTCGTGGAGATAGGTTGTTTATAAGCTTATTAAGTGCTGCGTACATTCATCTAGGGTTCGTCGGATTTACAGAAATGTCGATTTGGGTCCCTTTTGTAGTCGCAATAATCTGGTTGTTAATTGTTATGAAATGGGGGTGA
- a CDS encoding ABC transporter substrate-binding protein, with product MLIAGCSSMALADQYSDAAENWIGTEFTPSTLSQKQQMDEMGWFTEAAKPFRGMEINVASETLTTHEYESKVLAKAFFEITGIKVNHDLIQEGDVVEKLQTQMQSGRNIYDAYVNDSDLIGTHFRYGKVVPISDFIAGEGKAVTSPTLDLEDFIGLSFTTGPDGKIYQLPDQQFANLYWFRADWFERADLKKKFKDDYGYELGVPLNWSAYEDIAEFFSVKVKEIDGKRIYGHMDYGKKDPSLGWRFTDSWLSMAGAGDKGIPNGIPVDEWGIRVEGCNPVGSSVARGGATNGPAAVYATAKYVEWLKKYAPPEAAGMTFGESGPVPAQGSIAQQIFWYTAFTADMTKSGLPVVNEDGTPKWRMAPSPRGPYWEDGMKLGYQDTGAWTFLNSTPVDHRKAAWLYAQFVTSKTLSLKKTIVGLTPIRESDLNSQAMTDMAPKLGGLVEFYRSDAREQWTPTGTNVPDYPKLAQLWWQYVAEAASGEKTPQQAMDGLALAQDKVLKRLERSKAQGECGPKLNPEKDPEFWLSQPGSPKAKLSNEKPQGKTIAYKDLIGG from the coding sequence ATGTTAATTGCAGGTTGTAGCAGCATGGCGCTAGCAGACCAATATAGTGACGCTGCCGAGAATTGGATCGGTACAGAATTTACACCGTCAACATTAAGTCAAAAGCAACAAATGGACGAAATGGGTTGGTTCACTGAAGCTGCAAAACCTTTTCGTGGTATGGAGATTAATGTCGCTTCTGAGACCCTTACAACTCACGAATATGAATCTAAAGTTTTAGCGAAGGCTTTCTTCGAGATTACTGGTATTAAAGTAAATCATGACTTGATTCAAGAAGGGGATGTGGTTGAAAAACTTCAAACTCAAATGCAATCAGGTCGTAATATTTACGATGCTTACGTTAATGACTCAGATTTAATCGGTACGCACTTTCGTTACGGAAAAGTAGTACCAATCAGTGACTTTATCGCTGGTGAAGGTAAAGCTGTCACCTCTCCAACCTTAGATTTAGAAGATTTTATTGGTTTGAGCTTTACTACTGGACCAGATGGAAAAATCTACCAATTACCGGATCAACAGTTTGCTAACTTGTATTGGTTCCGTGCTGACTGGTTTGAACGCGCTGATCTTAAAAAGAAATTTAAAGACGATTATGGTTACGAGCTAGGTGTGCCACTAAACTGGTCTGCTTATGAAGATATTGCCGAGTTCTTCTCTGTAAAAGTAAAAGAAATTGATGGTAAGCGTATTTATGGACATATGGATTACGGTAAAAAAGATCCATCTCTAGGTTGGCGTTTTACTGATTCATGGTTATCAATGGCTGGTGCTGGTGATAAGGGCATTCCTAATGGTATTCCTGTTGATGAGTGGGGGATTCGCGTTGAAGGTTGTAACCCTGTCGGTTCGAGCGTCGCTCGTGGTGGTGCTACAAATGGTCCAGCCGCCGTATACGCGACTGCCAAGTATGTAGAATGGCTGAAAAAATATGCGCCACCTGAAGCCGCTGGCATGACCTTTGGTGAGTCAGGTCCTGTACCGGCTCAAGGTAGTATCGCTCAACAAATATTCTGGTATACCGCATTTACTGCAGATATGACTAAATCGGGCCTACCTGTTGTAAATGAAGATGGCACACCAAAATGGCGTATGGCTCCGTCACCAAGAGGCCCATATTGGGAAGATGGAATGAAGCTGGGTTACCAAGATACTGGCGCGTGGACTTTCTTGAATTCAACACCTGTTGATCATCGTAAAGCCGCGTGGTTGTATGCGCAGTTTGTTACTTCAAAAACGCTCTCTTTGAAGAAGACTATCGTTGGTCTAACACCTATTCGTGAATCTGACCTTAATTCACAAGCGATGACAGACATGGCACCTAAACTTGGTGGTTTGGTTGAGTTTTATCGTAGTGATGCTCGTGAGCAGTGGACACCAACAGGTACCAATGTCCCTGATTATCCGAAGCTTGCACAATTATGGTGGCAGTATGTTGCTGAAGCCGCTAGTGGTGAAAAAACACCACAACAAGCGATGGATGGTCTAGCACTAGCGCAAGACAAAGTATTGAAGCGTTTAGAGCGTAGTAAAGCGCAGGGCGAATGTGGTCCTAAGCTTAACCCTGAGAAAGATCCTGAGTTTTGGTTGAGCCAACCTGGTTCACCAAAAGCGAAGTTATCTAACGAGAAACCTCAAGGTAAAACGATTGCTTATAAAGATCTAATTGGTGGTTAA
- a CDS encoding MurR/RpiR family transcriptional regulator, whose product MLNSTMPNENIIHRMTQTKVSPAERRLVEYLLSLSEYQLATLNTDEICQSAKASRATIGRLSKRFGCSGQRELRADIMKSSRAMKAQIESSQDSGPNLSIDDTPLDIAHKVFSNCSVRALRFSDILEQSDVLANTLKEINQANKIITFGVGQSAIAALDLYQRLLRIGLSIQFDLDSHTQLVKASLMGKNDLAIIISYSGVTREIVEVARIVKERGSRLLIVTAKADSPLSELADITVLTPPGTGLYGMDAAMNRMMQIMFNEVIYQCLVVDSPGRMVVTDQVNRALDRGKLLKETKRKKT is encoded by the coding sequence GTGTTGAACTCTACTATGCCAAATGAAAATATAATTCATAGAATGACACAGACAAAAGTGAGCCCAGCAGAAAGACGACTGGTTGAATACTTGCTGTCTTTGTCGGAATACCAACTCGCGACCTTAAACACAGATGAAATCTGCCAAAGTGCTAAAGCGAGTCGCGCAACAATAGGCAGGCTTTCAAAACGATTTGGCTGTTCTGGGCAACGTGAATTACGTGCTGACATAATGAAAAGCAGCCGAGCAATGAAAGCTCAAATTGAAAGTAGCCAAGACAGCGGTCCTAACTTATCTATTGATGACACACCGCTAGATATTGCCCACAAAGTATTCAGTAACTGCTCGGTTCGAGCTCTGCGATTTTCCGACATTCTTGAACAGTCGGATGTGTTAGCCAACACGCTAAAAGAAATCAACCAAGCCAACAAAATCATCACTTTTGGTGTGGGACAGTCGGCCATTGCGGCGTTGGACCTTTACCAACGACTGTTGCGAATTGGCTTGTCGATTCAATTTGATCTGGACTCTCACACCCAACTGGTTAAAGCCTCCCTAATGGGCAAAAACGATCTTGCCATCATCATCTCTTATTCTGGGGTTACACGTGAAATCGTCGAAGTCGCTCGGATCGTTAAAGAGCGAGGTAGCAGGCTATTGATAGTGACAGCGAAAGCGGACTCACCACTGAGTGAATTAGCCGATATCACCGTACTGACTCCGCCAGGAACTGGGTTATATGGCATGGACGCGGCCATGAACCGAATGATGCAAATTATGTTTAATGAAGTTATTTACCAGTGTCTTGTCGTCGATTCACCGGGAAGAATGGTCGTCACCGATCAGGTTAACCGAGCACTGGATCGTGGAAAACTCCTGAAAGAAACGAAAAGGAAAAAAACATGA
- a CDS encoding transketolase, which produces MTEQVQIIELEAQAKLARKYVFDEIYAAGSGHPGGSLSCIEMLVALYCDRIKPQGGWIEKRDRDHVILSKGHAVPALYAVLALVELLPVEELQTLRQLGSRLQGHPDRSRLKEIEMSTGSLGQGLSVGIGQAIALERIGSKNFSFVIVGDGEMNSGQIWEAIAYAGAAGVSQLVTILDANGIQNDGTVAEVQDLTPYRPKLEAFGWAVTEIDGQSMAEMVEAMRWATSSIHGDVPRFIIANTTKGAGVSFMENQVDWHSHALSDEEYLAACEEVAS; this is translated from the coding sequence ATGACAGAACAAGTTCAAATTATTGAGTTGGAAGCTCAAGCAAAGCTCGCTCGAAAATATGTTTTTGATGAGATATATGCAGCCGGCTCCGGCCATCCAGGCGGTAGCTTGTCGTGCATTGAAATGCTCGTTGCGCTGTATTGCGACAGAATTAAACCACAAGGGGGTTGGATAGAGAAACGAGATCGAGACCATGTCATTTTATCCAAAGGCCACGCAGTGCCTGCACTTTATGCTGTGCTTGCATTAGTTGAACTGTTGCCAGTCGAAGAACTGCAAACCTTGCGTCAACTTGGTTCAAGATTGCAAGGTCATCCGGACCGTTCAAGGCTCAAAGAAATTGAGATGTCAACAGGGTCATTAGGACAGGGGCTGTCAGTTGGTATAGGACAAGCCATTGCCTTAGAGCGAATAGGCAGCAAAAATTTTTCGTTTGTTATTGTAGGGGACGGCGAAATGAACAGCGGACAAATCTGGGAAGCGATAGCCTATGCAGGTGCCGCTGGTGTATCGCAGCTCGTGACGATATTGGATGCGAATGGTATTCAAAATGATGGCACTGTTGCAGAAGTACAGGACCTCACCCCATATCGACCGAAATTAGAAGCGTTTGGTTGGGCTGTAACCGAGATAGATGGTCAATCAATGGCTGAGATGGTGGAGGCCATGCGGTGGGCTACCTCGTCAATACATGGTGATGTTCCGCGATTTATCATTGCAAATACCACGAAAGGTGCCGGCGTGTCCTTCATGGAAAATCAGGTAGATTGGCACAGTCATGCCTTGAGTGATGAGGAATATTTGGCAGCTTGCGAAGAGGTAGCATCATGA
- a CDS encoding transketolase C-terminal domain-containing protein: MSISTDFEQYSLVSLRDAYAVAVMSVGEKHEDVYLLDADLSKSTKTASFASKYPKRHLNIGIAEQNMVGISAGLATMGFVPFVNTFAAFLTRRACDQIAMSVAYPKLNVKFFGFHGGINLGEDGATQQAVEDIAIMRSIPNIRVYSPIDANDLSWVIEEILAYDGPTYVRLSRFPSPTLLSPRSKPHSTRPPYRVLKEGEDLTIFSTGTLTAKVMDAVDVLAEQGIHARVVAITCIKPLANELADAIKSWQGPIAVVEEHSVHGGLADSIGSLLDNNNHPHLLHRIGIEDRFGESGHPDALMEAFELAGDPLVNRLSVLV; this comes from the coding sequence ATGAGTATTTCAACGGATTTTGAACAATACAGCTTAGTTTCTCTGAGGGATGCTTATGCCGTTGCGGTGATGTCGGTAGGTGAAAAACATGAAGATGTTTACTTGTTAGATGCCGATCTTTCTAAGTCAACTAAAACCGCCTCATTCGCATCAAAATACCCGAAACGTCATCTCAACATTGGTATTGCTGAGCAGAACATGGTTGGTATATCGGCGGGCCTTGCAACGATGGGATTCGTACCATTTGTGAATACTTTTGCGGCGTTTTTAACTCGCAGAGCTTGTGACCAAATTGCAATGTCAGTGGCGTATCCAAAACTTAATGTGAAATTCTTCGGTTTTCACGGCGGTATTAATTTGGGAGAAGATGGTGCGACTCAGCAAGCGGTGGAAGACATTGCGATTATGCGTTCGATTCCTAATATTCGAGTATATTCACCCATCGATGCAAATGATTTGAGTTGGGTAATAGAGGAGATTCTTGCATACGATGGGCCAACATACGTGCGTCTATCGCGCTTCCCCTCTCCGACATTATTGTCGCCCCGAAGCAAACCTCACTCTACCAGACCCCCATACCGAGTATTAAAAGAAGGCGAAGATCTGACGATTTTTTCGACAGGCACCTTGACAGCTAAAGTAATGGATGCAGTCGATGTCTTGGCAGAGCAAGGTATCCATGCTCGAGTCGTGGCAATAACGTGCATAAAACCATTGGCTAATGAATTAGCAGACGCCATTAAATCTTGGCAAGGGCCAATCGCTGTGGTGGAAGAACATTCCGTTCATGGTGGGTTGGCCGACTCGATAGGCAGTCTACTAGACAACAATAACCACCCACATTTATTACATCGAATTGGGATTGAGGACCGATTTGGTGAGTCTGGTCATCCAGACGCTCTGATGGAAGCATTTGAATTAGCGGGTGATCCGCTCGTTAATAGGCTGTCAGTACTGGTTTAA